In one window of Nicotiana tabacum cultivar K326 chromosome 12, ASM71507v2, whole genome shotgun sequence DNA:
- the LOC107805862 gene encoding F-box/FBD/LRR-repeat protein At1g13570-like isoform X3, with the protein MAQDTKRAAVEGDREDRISALPSNVIDGILELLPVKDAARTSILAQKWRYIWAMLPNLVLDKCFFGKIPPRLFKEIVNGILLQHIGVIVKFVLDFVGLPFSTYTDRDIDRWMRYVTRNGVKELTLDLPDIRTYKLPSYIINCPTLTYLELQNCLFNPPNSFLGFQNLIDLYLKKITFVPTPEFCVINVPRLVILSLISCDGTQYLNIVSPQLESLTLREFHSLVLNCFMNCKSLRALVFLEFDQVVEKLTLDKLLSSLPTLEVLVLGSIFLEVYGTGDNAEAVKYLDRAVRSISWLKAKLYEGL; encoded by the exons ATGGCTCAAG ATACTAAAAGAGCTGCTGTTGAAGGGGATAGAGAAGATAGAATCAGTGCTTTACCAAGTAACGTTATAGATGGTATCCTTGAGCTCCTGCCGGTCAAAGATGCAGCAAGAACTAgtattttggcccaaaaatggAGATATATTTGGGCGATGCTTCCAAATCTGGTGCTAGATAAGTGTTTTTTCGGAAAAATACCACCTCGTCTCTTCAAAGAAATAGTAAATGGGATTCTCTTACAGCATATTGGAGTCATTGTGAAGTTTGTTCTTGACtttgtaggattacctttttcaACATATACAGATAGAGATATTGATAGATGGATGCGTTATGTCACCAGAAATGGTGTCAAGGAGCTAACCCTTGACTTGCCAGATATTAGAACTTATAAACTGCCTTCATATATAATTAATTGTCCAACCCTGACATATTTGGAACTCCAAAACTGTTTATTCAACCCACCAAATTCTTTTCTTGGATTTCAGAATCTTATAGACCTCTATCTTAAAAAAATAACCTTTGTGCCAACCCCAGAGTTTTGTGTTATCAATGTCCCTCGTCTTGTCATTTTGAGTTTGATTTCCTGTGATGGCACTCAATATCTGAACATAGTTTCACCACAGTTGGAGTCCTTGACTCTTCGTGAGTTTCACTCTCTCGTGCTAAATTGCTTTATGAATTGCAAAAGTTTGAGAGCGTTAGTATTTCTTGAATTTGACCAAGTGGTTGAAAAATTAACTTTGGACAAGCTTCTGTCTAGCTTGCCTACACTTGAGGTGCTCGTTTTGGGTTCTATTTTCCTTGAG GTCTATGGTACTGGCGACAATGCTGAAGCAGTGAAATATCTGGACAGGGCGGTCCGATCAATTTCGTGGCTTAAAGCCAAACTTTATGAGGGGCTTTaa
- the LOC107805862 gene encoding F-box/FBD/LRR-repeat protein At1g13570-like isoform X2, whose amino-acid sequence MAQDTKRAAVEGDREDRISALPSNVIDGILELLPVKDAARTSILAQKWRYIWAMLPNLVLDKCFFGKIPPRLFKEIVNGILLQHIGVIVKFVLDFVGLPFSTYTDRDIDRWMRYVTRNGVKELTLDLPDIRTYKLPSYIINCPTLTYLELQNCLFNPPNSFLGFQNLIDLYLKKITFVPTPEFCVINVPRLVILSLISCDGTQYLNIVSPQLESLTLREFHSLVLNCFMNCKSLRALVFLEFDQVVEKLTLDKLLSSLPTLEVLVLGSIFLELLSAVIVPKGPPFTFYCLWHLSLSVDFGKLSQISCALQLIKSFPHLSKLQIWVYGTGDNAEAVKYLDRAVRSISWLKAKLYEGL is encoded by the exons ATGGCTCAAG ATACTAAAAGAGCTGCTGTTGAAGGGGATAGAGAAGATAGAATCAGTGCTTTACCAAGTAACGTTATAGATGGTATCCTTGAGCTCCTGCCGGTCAAAGATGCAGCAAGAACTAgtattttggcccaaaaatggAGATATATTTGGGCGATGCTTCCAAATCTGGTGCTAGATAAGTGTTTTTTCGGAAAAATACCACCTCGTCTCTTCAAAGAAATAGTAAATGGGATTCTCTTACAGCATATTGGAGTCATTGTGAAGTTTGTTCTTGACtttgtaggattacctttttcaACATATACAGATAGAGATATTGATAGATGGATGCGTTATGTCACCAGAAATGGTGTCAAGGAGCTAACCCTTGACTTGCCAGATATTAGAACTTATAAACTGCCTTCATATATAATTAATTGTCCAACCCTGACATATTTGGAACTCCAAAACTGTTTATTCAACCCACCAAATTCTTTTCTTGGATTTCAGAATCTTATAGACCTCTATCTTAAAAAAATAACCTTTGTGCCAACCCCAGAGTTTTGTGTTATCAATGTCCCTCGTCTTGTCATTTTGAGTTTGATTTCCTGTGATGGCACTCAATATCTGAACATAGTTTCACCACAGTTGGAGTCCTTGACTCTTCGTGAGTTTCACTCTCTCGTGCTAAATTGCTTTATGAATTGCAAAAGTTTGAGAGCGTTAGTATTTCTTGAATTTGACCAAGTGGTTGAAAAATTAACTTTGGACAAGCTTCTGTCTAGCTTGCCTACACTTGAGGTGCTCGTTTTGGGTTCTATTTTCCTTGAG CTGTTGAGTGCAGTCATTGTTCCTAAGGGCCCTCCTTTTACGTTCTACTGCTTGTGGCATCTGTCATTAAGTGTAGATTTTGGCAAATTGAGTCAGATCTCTTGCGCTCTACAGTTAATTAAGAGTTTTCCCCATTTGAGTAAACTTCAGATTTGG GTCTATGGTACTGGCGACAATGCTGAAGCAGTGAAATATCTGGACAGGGCGGTCCGATCAATTTCGTGGCTTAAAGCCAAACTTTATGAGGGGCTTTaa
- the LOC107805862 gene encoding F-box/FBD/LRR-repeat protein At1g13570-like isoform X1 codes for MAQDTKRAAVEGDREDRISALPSNVIDGILELLPVKDAARTSILAQKWRYIWAMLPNLVLDKCFFGKIPPRLFKEIVNGILLQHIGVIVKFVLDFVGLPFSTYTDRDIDRWMRYVTRNGVKELTLDLPDIRTYKLPSYIINCPTLTYLELQNCLFNPPNSFLGFQNLIDLYLKKITFVPTPEFCVINVPRLVILSLISCDGTQYLNIVSPQLESLTLREFHSLVLNCFMNCKSLRALVFLEFDQVVEKLTLDKLLSSLPTLEVLVLGSIFLELLSAVIVPKGPPFTFYCLWHLSLSVDFGKLSQISCALQLIKSFPHLSKLQIWVSNGKFCGHALDMLMIWLIFALHTCEHENLLGISLYY; via the exons ATGGCTCAAG ATACTAAAAGAGCTGCTGTTGAAGGGGATAGAGAAGATAGAATCAGTGCTTTACCAAGTAACGTTATAGATGGTATCCTTGAGCTCCTGCCGGTCAAAGATGCAGCAAGAACTAgtattttggcccaaaaatggAGATATATTTGGGCGATGCTTCCAAATCTGGTGCTAGATAAGTGTTTTTTCGGAAAAATACCACCTCGTCTCTTCAAAGAAATAGTAAATGGGATTCTCTTACAGCATATTGGAGTCATTGTGAAGTTTGTTCTTGACtttgtaggattacctttttcaACATATACAGATAGAGATATTGATAGATGGATGCGTTATGTCACCAGAAATGGTGTCAAGGAGCTAACCCTTGACTTGCCAGATATTAGAACTTATAAACTGCCTTCATATATAATTAATTGTCCAACCCTGACATATTTGGAACTCCAAAACTGTTTATTCAACCCACCAAATTCTTTTCTTGGATTTCAGAATCTTATAGACCTCTATCTTAAAAAAATAACCTTTGTGCCAACCCCAGAGTTTTGTGTTATCAATGTCCCTCGTCTTGTCATTTTGAGTTTGATTTCCTGTGATGGCACTCAATATCTGAACATAGTTTCACCACAGTTGGAGTCCTTGACTCTTCGTGAGTTTCACTCTCTCGTGCTAAATTGCTTTATGAATTGCAAAAGTTTGAGAGCGTTAGTATTTCTTGAATTTGACCAAGTGGTTGAAAAATTAACTTTGGACAAGCTTCTGTCTAGCTTGCCTACACTTGAGGTGCTCGTTTTGGGTTCTATTTTCCTTGAG CTGTTGAGTGCAGTCATTGTTCCTAAGGGCCCTCCTTTTACGTTCTACTGCTTGTGGCATCTGTCATTAAGTGTAGATTTTGGCAAATTGAGTCAGATCTCTTGCGCTCTACAGTTAATTAAGAGTTTTCCCCATTTGAGTAAACTTCAGATTTGGGTAAGTAATGGAAAATTTTGTGGTCACGCACTTGATATGCTTATGATCTGGTTGATTTTTGCACTTCATACATGTGAACATGAGAATCTACTTGGTATTTCTTTATACTATTAG